A genomic segment from Oncorhynchus keta strain PuntledgeMale-10-30-2019 chromosome 7, Oket_V2, whole genome shotgun sequence encodes:
- the LOC118386534 gene encoding serine-rich adhesin for platelets-like: MQRQAKITSLTDSMQRQAKITSLTDSMQRQAKITSLTDSMQRQAKITSLTDSMQRQAKITSLTDSMQRQAKITSLTDSMQRQAKITSLTDSMQRQAKITSLTDSMQHQAKITSLTDSMQRQAKITSLTDSMQHQAKITSLTDSMQHQAKITSLTDSMQRQAKITSLTDSMQRQAKITSLTDSMQRQAKITSLTDSMQRQAKITSLTDSMQRQANHVSDVSDRLHAAQQAKITSLTDSMQRQAKNTSLTDSMQRQAKITSLTDSMQRQAKITHAG; the protein is encoded by the exons ATGCAGCGCCAGGCTAAGATCACGTCTCTGACAGACTCCATGCAGCGCCAGGCTAAGATCACGTCTCTGACAGACTCCATGCAGCGCCAGGCTAAGATCACGTCTCTGACAGACTCCATGCAGCGCCAGGCTAAGATCACGTCTCTGACAGACTCCATGCAGCGCCAGGCTAAGATCACGTCTCTGACAGACTCCATGCAGCGCCAGGCTAAGATCACGTCTCTGACAGACTCCATGCAGCGCCAGGCTAAGATCACGTCTCTGACAGACTCCATGCAGCGCCAGGCTAAGATCACGTCTCTGACAGACTCCATGCAGCATCAGGCTAAGATCACGTCTCTGACAGACTCCATGCAGCGCCAGGCTAAGATCACGTCTCTGACAGACTCCATGCAGCACCAGGCTAAGATCACGTCTCTGACAGACTCCATGCAGCATCAGGCTAAGATCACGTCTCTGACAGACTCCATGCAGCGCCAGGCTAAGATCACGTCTCTGACAGACTCCATGCAGCGCCAGGCTAAGATCACGTCTCTGACAGACTCCATGCAGCGCCAGGCTAAGATCACGTCTCTGACAGACTCCATGCAGCGCCAGGCTAAGATCACGTCTCTGACAGACTCCATGCAGCGCCAGGCTAATCACGTCTCTGACGTCTCTGACAGACTCCATGCAGCGCAGCAGGCTAAGATCACGTCTCTGACAGACTCCATGCAGCGCCAGGCTAAGAACACGTCTCTGACAGACTCCATGCAGCGCCAGGCTAAGATCACGTCTCTGACAGACTCCATGCAGCGCCAGGCTAAGATCAC ACATGCAGGCTAA